A portion of the Rhodopseudomonas sp. BAL398 genome contains these proteins:
- a CDS encoding glycosyltransferase, with product MSELMRVLHAYKVYRPDAEGGIPEVISQLAELRSLGDHCAVLTARSRGFGREFELAGVEVHAVGSFGQLLSMPIAPQFPFRLRRRARRVDVLALHAPFPLNDLGVALGIPEDAALVVHWHAEILGRKTVMKFLAPVIRHTLARADRIIVSDQSIIDGSTFLAPHAAKCLVVPYGIEPDEWSSLDQAEQQRAEVLRGQYPRLVVSMGRLVPYKGYPQLLHALQRTDAHLVIIGEGSEKAALLQLADELGVADRLTLTGFLPRPDMKVYLHAANAFVLPSVTAAEAFGLVQIEAMAAGLPVVNTWLPTAVPKIARDGVEGLTVEPNDPAALAKAINRLLDDRPFAARLAAAGRQRVAAEYSKSLFLRRIRSIYADAVADRRTPAAPKHQTKS from the coding sequence TCGCCCGGACGCTGAGGGCGGTATTCCAGAAGTTATTTCGCAGCTCGCGGAATTGCGTAGCCTCGGCGACCATTGCGCGGTCCTGACGGCTCGTAGCCGCGGCTTTGGCCGCGAATTCGAACTCGCTGGCGTCGAGGTGCACGCGGTCGGCTCATTCGGGCAGCTGCTGTCGATGCCCATCGCGCCGCAGTTCCCGTTCAGGCTTCGACGCCGCGCGCGACGGGTCGACGTCTTGGCGCTGCACGCGCCGTTTCCTCTCAACGATCTCGGTGTCGCCCTCGGGATTCCCGAGGACGCCGCGCTGGTGGTGCATTGGCATGCCGAGATCCTCGGCCGCAAAACCGTGATGAAATTCCTGGCTCCGGTGATCCGCCATACGCTGGCCCGCGCAGACCGGATCATCGTTTCCGATCAGAGCATCATCGACGGCTCGACCTTCCTCGCTCCGCATGCAGCGAAGTGTCTTGTCGTCCCCTATGGCATCGAGCCCGACGAATGGTCGAGCCTCGACCAAGCGGAGCAGCAGCGCGCCGAGGTTCTGCGCGGCCAATATCCCCGTCTGGTCGTCTCGATGGGACGGCTGGTGCCCTATAAGGGATATCCGCAACTGCTGCATGCGCTGCAACGCACCGACGCGCATCTCGTCATCATCGGCGAAGGCAGCGAGAAAGCGGCGTTGTTGCAGCTCGCCGACGAACTCGGCGTGGCCGACCGCCTGACGCTGACCGGCTTCCTGCCACGGCCGGACATGAAAGTGTATCTGCACGCGGCGAACGCCTTCGTGCTGCCTTCGGTGACGGCGGCCGAGGCCTTTGGATTGGTCCAAATCGAAGCCATGGCGGCGGGGCTTCCGGTCGTTAATACTTGGCTTCCGACCGCGGTTCCGAAAATTGCGCGCGACGGCGTCGAGGGTTTGACCGTCGAACCGAACGACCCGGCGGCGCTGGCCAAGGCCATCAACCGGCTGCTCGACGACCGGCCCTTCGCTGCCCGGCTCGCCGCCGCTGGACGGCAGCGTGTCGCCGCAGAATATTCCAAATCGCTATTTCTGCGCCGAATCCGTTCGATCTACGCCGACGCGGTTGCGGATCGCCGCACCCCGGCGGCACCGAAACATCAAACTAAATCTTGA
- a CDS encoding ABC transporter permease, whose protein sequence is MTGETSTTTLKRSRAHRGFTMRQYADLIMTLTQKEVKVRYKNNVLGYLWSIANPLASAMVFYFALQVIMASNVKNYVVFLIIGLFSWQWFSNYLIGACGVFLANGSLIKKSVFPRFVLPIALDLQDTFHYIMSIPVTLVFLYSYGIPMGWSIPVGMLVILPAQFLLLLGLGMAISASNLFFRDMERILAIALNMMFYLSPVIYPIERVPAEYAKLIYLNPMTPLIEAWRGIFLKGTVQWGDVGLAYLYAAIAMAFGIWIYRALVDRFAEVI, encoded by the coding sequence ATGACAGGCGAAACTTCGACCACGACGTTGAAGAGATCGCGCGCCCATCGTGGCTTCACGATGCGGCAATACGCCGATCTGATCATGACCTTGACTCAGAAAGAGGTGAAGGTTCGCTACAAGAACAACGTGCTTGGCTATCTTTGGTCGATCGCCAACCCGCTCGCGTCGGCAATGGTGTTCTATTTCGCGCTCCAGGTCATTATGGCCTCGAACGTCAAGAACTATGTCGTGTTCCTGATTATCGGCCTGTTCTCCTGGCAGTGGTTCAGCAACTACCTGATCGGCGCCTGCGGCGTCTTCCTCGCGAATGGCAGCCTGATCAAGAAGTCGGTATTCCCGCGGTTCGTGCTCCCGATTGCGCTCGATCTGCAGGACACATTCCACTACATCATGTCGATCCCGGTGACGCTGGTGTTTCTCTACTCCTACGGAATTCCGATGGGATGGAGCATTCCGGTCGGCATGCTGGTCATTCTGCCGGCGCAATTTCTGCTGCTGCTGGGACTCGGCATGGCGATTTCCGCGAGCAACCTGTTCTTTCGCGACATGGAGCGGATTCTTGCCATCGCGCTGAACATGATGTTCTATCTGTCGCCGGTGATCTATCCGATCGAACGCGTTCCCGCCGAATATGCCAAGCTGATCTACCTCAATCCGATGACGCCGTTGATCGAGGCGTGGCGCGGCATCTTCCTGAAGGGAACGGTGCAATGGGGCGATGTCGGGCTGGCCTATCTTTACGCGGCGATCGCGATGGCCTTCGGGATCTGGATCTACCGCGCCCTCGTCGATCGCTTCGCTGAAGTCATCTAG
- a CDS encoding ABC transporter ATP-binding protein, with the protein MGLAIKFEHVRKTFADHTFLTGGLKNFVLNGFQLSKYSGSHLVLDDISFEVAHGSTVGFVGRNGAGKSTLLGLIAGVMKPDSGSIQVDGRVSSLLELGAGFHPDLSGRENIELYGVVLGFSRSEIRRRLDSIVDFAELAEHIDTPIRFYSSGMLARLGFAVVSQLDPEILLVDEVLAVGDYKFQAKCSEVIKRFRADGGTIVLVSHAASDIINLCDHAFFINDHRIAASGDPTEVMAKYQPPAD; encoded by the coding sequence ATGGGTTTAGCAATCAAGTTCGAGCATGTCCGCAAGACTTTTGCGGACCACACCTTTCTGACCGGCGGACTGAAAAATTTCGTCCTGAACGGGTTTCAGCTCTCGAAATACAGCGGCAGCCATCTGGTGCTCGACGACATTTCCTTCGAGGTCGCCCACGGATCGACCGTAGGCTTCGTCGGCCGCAACGGCGCCGGCAAGAGCACCTTGCTCGGACTGATCGCCGGGGTGATGAAGCCCGATAGCGGAAGCATTCAGGTCGACGGCCGTGTCTCGTCACTGCTCGAACTCGGTGCTGGGTTCCATCCCGACCTGTCCGGGCGCGAGAACATCGAACTGTACGGCGTGGTGCTGGGGTTCTCCCGCTCCGAAATCCGCCGCAGGCTCGACAGCATTGTCGACTTTGCGGAATTGGCCGAACACATCGATACGCCGATCCGCTTCTATTCCAGCGGCATGCTGGCGCGGCTCGGCTTCGCGGTGGTATCCCAGCTCGATCCCGAGATCCTGCTGGTTGACGAGGTTCTGGCGGTCGGCGACTATAAATTCCAGGCCAAGTGCAGCGAGGTGATCAAGCGCTTTCGGGCGGATGGCGGTACCATCGTGCTCGTGTCGCACGCCGCCTCTGACATCATCAACCTGTGCGATCACGCCTTCTTCATCAACGACCACCGCATTGCCGCCTCCGGTGATCCGACCGAGGTGATGGCGAAGTATCAGCCGCCGGCCGACTGA
- a CDS encoding glycosyltransferase — protein sequence MDNSRQTVVMFSTADWKDRYWTNKQHTAAGLAARGYRVLYVESVGIRRPGINALDLRRIATRLQDGLRPVREVSENIWVLSPLTIPFGHRFGVVGWFNRWQLRSRIKRWLRGRSALRPIIWTYHPYMLDAAADIDPSTLVYHSVDDLGSVPGVDHAAYYAAEARLLAGASHVFVTSRALFEHCVTIAGPRTHYFNNVADIDHFGTAREAGPIPAELDAISRPRLIYVGALSDFKLDFKMIAAIAECRPDWHFVFIGAEREGQHSPDLEPLARRPNAHFLGWRAYSELPVYLRGADVALLPQLINDYTRSMFPMKFFEYLAAGLPVVSTALPALAEYAALHRVARSTEEFIAAIEQALQSPSANLLPLDHPILRANSYDARLDAMLAIIGPQSAGG from the coding sequence ATGGACAATTCGCGCCAAACCGTTGTGATGTTTTCAACGGCGGACTGGAAAGATCGGTACTGGACCAACAAGCAGCATACCGCCGCCGGGCTCGCGGCGCGCGGCTATCGCGTGCTCTATGTCGAGAGCGTCGGTATTCGTCGGCCCGGCATTAATGCGCTGGATCTTCGCAGGATCGCAACCCGGCTGCAGGACGGCTTGCGACCGGTGCGGGAAGTGAGCGAGAATATCTGGGTCCTGTCGCCGCTCACGATCCCGTTCGGACATCGTTTCGGCGTGGTCGGCTGGTTCAATCGCTGGCAATTGCGCTCCCGGATCAAGCGCTGGCTACGCGGCCGCAGCGCGTTGCGACCGATAATCTGGACGTACCATCCTTATATGCTCGATGCGGCGGCGGATATCGATCCGAGCACGCTGGTCTATCATTCGGTGGATGACCTCGGCTCGGTGCCGGGCGTCGACCACGCGGCATATTACGCGGCGGAGGCGCGCTTGCTGGCCGGTGCCAGCCATGTTTTCGTGACCAGTCGCGCGCTGTTCGAGCATTGCGTGACGATCGCTGGCCCCCGGACCCACTATTTCAACAACGTGGCCGATATCGATCACTTCGGCACCGCACGCGAGGCCGGTCCGATTCCTGCGGAATTGGACGCTATTTCCCGGCCACGTCTGATTTATGTCGGTGCATTGTCCGATTTCAAGCTCGATTTCAAGATGATCGCGGCGATCGCCGAGTGCCGGCCGGACTGGCATTTCGTCTTCATCGGGGCGGAGCGGGAAGGCCAGCACAGTCCGGACCTCGAGCCACTGGCGCGGCGCCCCAACGCGCATTTCCTCGGCTGGCGCGCTTACTCCGAATTGCCGGTCTATCTGCGCGGCGCCGACGTGGCGCTGTTGCCGCAGCTGATCAACGACTACACGCGCTCGATGTTTCCGATGAAGTTCTTCGAATATCTCGCCGCCGGCCTGCCGGTGGTCTCGACGGCTCTGCCGGCGTTGGCGGAATATGCCGCCCTGCACCGGGTCGCCCGGAGTACCGAGGAATTCATCGCTGCGATCGAGCAGGCGCTGCAATCGCCGTCCGCGAACCTGTTGCCGTTGGACCATCCGATCCTGCGGGCTAATTCCTACGACGCGCGGCTGGACGCGATGCTGGCGATCATCGGGCCTCAGTCGGCCGGCGGCTGA
- a CDS encoding glycosyltransferase, translating into MRQKMLNLEGQRTESFMIKTIFNVHPYAMELPGGGEMQIMKYVQYMPGECEVILHDIWRPRLREARIFHHFHMVSGAEGFLAYVKSLHSKVVLSPNLWINATNSENLDLAQIRQYYEIADMIVCNSRVEIDNLSEFTDIPREKARVVPNGVDLSFVTPVSDSDFRSWADIRGPYLLSVGNIERRKNQLASIRAARSLGLPLICIGRIREKEYFDACVRDGPGDTFRFVGHLDQDDPRLAAAYQNCEAFLFPGQLETPGIAALEAAAAGAPVIITKEGSAREYFSDLVEYVDPNDQDAINAALARTLSRPRTNDLRHHIVSNYSWPHVVMHLLGHYLELGFNK; encoded by the coding sequence ATGCGGCAAAAGATGCTAAATTTGGAAGGCCAGCGAACTGAGAGTTTCATGATCAAAACCATCTTCAATGTTCATCCCTACGCCATGGAATTGCCTGGTGGGGGTGAAATGCAAATCATGAAATACGTCCAGTATATGCCCGGCGAGTGCGAGGTTATTCTTCACGACATCTGGCGTCCCCGATTGCGCGAAGCCCGGATTTTTCACCATTTTCACATGGTCTCGGGCGCCGAGGGGTTTCTGGCTTACGTCAAGTCACTGCATTCCAAAGTCGTGCTCAGCCCCAATCTCTGGATCAACGCGACCAACAGCGAAAATTTGGACTTGGCCCAAATTCGCCAATACTACGAGATTGCGGACATGATCGTCTGCAATTCGAGGGTCGAAATCGACAACCTCAGCGAGTTTACCGATATTCCGCGAGAGAAGGCCCGCGTGGTGCCCAACGGCGTCGATCTGTCGTTTGTGACGCCCGTTTCCGATTCCGACTTCCGGAGCTGGGCCGACATCCGTGGTCCCTATCTTCTCTCGGTCGGCAATATCGAGCGGCGCAAGAACCAGCTGGCTTCAATCCGCGCCGCTCGGTCGTTGGGTCTGCCGCTGATCTGCATCGGACGAATCCGGGAAAAGGAGTATTTCGACGCCTGCGTTCGCGATGGCCCCGGTGACACGTTCCGCTTCGTCGGCCATCTCGACCAGGACGACCCGCGGCTGGCAGCGGCCTATCAGAACTGCGAGGCCTTCTTGTTTCCCGGCCAGCTCGAAACCCCTGGCATCGCGGCGCTCGAAGCGGCTGCGGCCGGCGCGCCGGTGATCATCACCAAGGAGGGCAGCGCCAGGGAATATTTTTCGGATCTGGTCGAATACGTCGATCCCAACGATCAGGACGCGATCAACGCCGCGTTGGCGCGCACCCTATCGCGCCCCCGGACCAATGATTTGCGGCACCATATCGTGAGCAATTACTCATGGCCGCATGTGGTTATGCATTTGCTCGGGCATTATCTCGAGCTGGGCTTCAACAAGTAA
- a CDS encoding NosD domain-containing protein: MAGQFDIGKYNIIADGYTECGALLNRAIREMPAEGGTIFLDRGHYRLEEPLQIQRNNVSIVGAGREVTCLMVDNDMGCAMVVGNSQARVSRISISDLTVNTRQGPVSGAGVQFNGAYDVQMWRCLVANMNCGVEVLDSSFVYLTDLEIIDPRAGEGVGVLVHGDRIHNDQYLTRVFVQCPGASMPCDAGFRIANSQGIWINSCGAYHCGIGIHLVATAGRWLEHVFLAQNAADNCTGSGFQIDSAPSGMVRRVQSTGDWSSSNRGAGILVTDPDRSIHDIAFHGARIYNNGEHGMIINGGSHISIDGSSIAGNARLNPEASGIYIEKCDVVAIRSNTIGAYSGYGPTHSYGVFGLDRVGKGLVSGNVFETSRVSTFHSLNDKVMMHGNLDLQVSQ, from the coding sequence ATGGCCGGCCAATTCGATATCGGAAAATACAATATAATTGCAGATGGTTACACCGAATGCGGTGCCTTGTTGAATCGCGCGATTCGCGAAATGCCGGCCGAGGGCGGCACCATTTTCCTCGATCGTGGTCACTATCGGCTCGAAGAGCCGCTGCAGATCCAGCGCAACAATGTCTCAATCGTCGGTGCCGGCCGCGAGGTGACGTGTCTGATGGTCGACAACGACATGGGTTGCGCAATGGTGGTGGGCAATTCTCAAGCGCGGGTCTCCCGGATTTCAATCTCCGACTTGACGGTCAATACCCGGCAGGGGCCGGTGTCGGGCGCGGGTGTGCAGTTCAACGGCGCCTATGACGTGCAGATGTGGCGATGCCTGGTCGCCAACATGAACTGCGGCGTTGAGGTGCTGGATTCGAGTTTCGTCTACCTGACCGATCTGGAAATCATTGATCCCCGGGCTGGGGAGGGCGTCGGCGTGCTGGTACATGGTGACCGGATCCACAACGATCAGTACCTGACCCGGGTCTTCGTGCAGTGCCCCGGCGCGTCGATGCCATGCGATGCCGGCTTCCGAATTGCAAATTCCCAGGGCATCTGGATCAATTCGTGCGGCGCCTATCATTGCGGAATTGGCATCCACCTGGTCGCGACCGCCGGTCGTTGGCTTGAGCACGTCTTTCTTGCGCAGAACGCGGCCGACAATTGCACCGGCAGCGGATTCCAGATCGACTCAGCGCCCTCCGGAATGGTGCGCAGGGTTCAGTCGACCGGCGATTGGTCGAGTTCGAATCGGGGGGCCGGCATCCTGGTGACCGATCCGGATCGGTCGATCCACGACATCGCGTTTCACGGCGCGCGGATCTACAACAATGGCGAACATGGTATGATCATCAATGGCGGCAGCCACATTTCGATCGACGGCTCGTCGATCGCCGGGAATGCCCGTCTCAATCCTGAGGCCTCGGGTATCTATATCGAGAAATGCGATGTCGTTGCGATCCGGAGTAATACAATAGGGGCCTATTCCGGATATGGGCCAACTCATAGCTATGGAGTTTTCGGGCTCGATCGGGTAGGCAAGGGCTTGGTTTCTGGTAATGTTTTTGAAACGAGCCGGGTCAGCACCTTTCATTCATTGAATGACAAGGTGATGATGCACGGGAATCTGGATCTGCAAGTTAGTCAATGA
- a CDS encoding phenylacetate--CoA ligase family protein codes for MLLPQIRSRVVFPIAEKLSARDVRSRVRAINGELAMPWVERQRRNRMRLAEVIQWAKHEIPFYRDLFAQLKFDPPKLVDDIRYLNNIPVLTKADLLEAGDRVVHPDALAYLSMQTSRTNGSTGASLPVYFSPAAKDESAAVTRISQQWLGFGDDDLQLHISSELPGEVPREALREEWWRRAATNRISVECASWSDENLDAVWQAIQRHAPFLVQGHPSTLFHLAGFVKERYPSSRGKFKVFVSTGERLGDTQREMIEEVFGCRVANRYGNAEFGIVAHERFLPPPDETGTESDITPAEATARHYLQIFDPCVWVETLPASPGVSGPLVVTSLVNYAAPLIRYATGDESRVIKGRAGVYLEGIEGRVHDVVVIRSIRYSTSFVQDVLSRGTLVTDFQFVRGPGEALELRVALHNPRDEAAVRSQVAQVLGEGAVKLVFGSRSQFIRVGRQQKFRYVVDV; via the coding sequence ATGCTGCTGCCCCAAATCAGGTCCCGCGTTGTATTTCCGATCGCCGAAAAGCTGTCCGCGCGTGACGTGAGAAGCCGTGTCCGCGCGATCAATGGCGAACTTGCAATGCCGTGGGTCGAGCGGCAGCGCCGCAACCGGATGCGCCTGGCCGAGGTGATCCAGTGGGCGAAACACGAAATTCCGTTCTATCGCGACTTGTTCGCGCAACTGAAGTTCGATCCGCCGAAATTAGTCGACGACATCAGGTACCTTAACAATATTCCCGTGCTGACCAAGGCCGACCTGCTCGAGGCTGGCGACCGCGTGGTCCACCCCGATGCGTTGGCTTATCTGTCGATGCAGACCAGCCGGACCAACGGTTCGACCGGGGCGTCGCTGCCGGTGTATTTCAGCCCCGCCGCGAAGGACGAATCCGCGGCAGTCACCCGGATCAGCCAGCAATGGTTGGGATTCGGCGACGACGATCTGCAACTGCATATTTCCTCGGAATTGCCGGGTGAGGTGCCGCGCGAAGCGCTGCGCGAGGAATGGTGGCGCCGGGCAGCAACAAACAGAATAAGCGTTGAATGCGCGTCGTGGTCGGACGAAAATCTGGATGCGGTGTGGCAGGCGATCCAGCGTCACGCTCCGTTCCTGGTGCAGGGCCATCCATCGACGCTGTTTCACCTCGCCGGATTCGTCAAGGAGCGATACCCATCGAGTCGCGGCAAGTTCAAAGTGTTTGTCTCGACCGGTGAACGGCTCGGCGACACCCAGCGCGAGATGATTGAGGAGGTGTTCGGCTGCCGTGTCGCCAATCGTTATGGCAATGCCGAATTCGGCATCGTCGCGCATGAACGATTCCTGCCGCCGCCGGATGAAACCGGCACCGAGAGTGACATCACGCCGGCCGAGGCGACGGCGAGGCACTACCTTCAGATATTCGATCCGTGCGTCTGGGTTGAGACCTTGCCGGCGAGCCCTGGCGTCAGCGGGCCGCTGGTGGTGACGTCGCTGGTCAACTATGCCGCCCCGCTCATTCGTTATGCGACGGGCGATGAAAGCCGCGTGATCAAGGGACGTGCCGGCGTCTATCTCGAAGGCATCGAGGGCCGCGTGCACGACGTCGTCGTGATCAGAAGCATTCGTTATTCGACGAGCTTTGTGCAGGATGTGCTATCTCGCGGTACGCTGGTGACAGATTTTCAGTTTGTGCGCGGTCCGGGCGAAGCGCTCGAGTTACGCGTCGCACTTCACAATCCGCGTGATGAAGCAGCCGTTCGTTCCCAGGTCGCACAGGTGTTGGGCGAGGGTGCCGTCAAGCTTGTGTTCGGTTCGCGCTCTCAATTCATTCGGGTCGGCCGCCAACAGAAGTTCCGATATGTGGTGGATGTCTAG
- a CDS encoding glycosyltransferase, translated as MPQKIFVFADHTSLSEANSGVQRVVRGLASALRKLPVEVVLVGWSGEDGALIELDVERQAHLAKYHGPELREPTAPNVPLQLSPHAADLAGNWLIIPEVTHLTFQDKPPTLPVLMYARRFGLRTAAVIYDLIPIKRPEFADIKETHSAYLQHLFFADLLIPISTSVAKDLDHFYRNSAPELSGRAPLIGALKLPYELSSIGRSAFPEKQGADLILSVGTVEPRKNQSALIRAFGKVRERRPELPLRLKIVGNVHPLVRAEVDALCGEIAGVEIANFVPESDLHALYEEALFTVFPSVEEGYGLPIAESLWLGVPCLCANFGSMNEVAEGGGAVVIDTTDEAVLSATLEQLAADSDLRDGLRRDARARSLPGWADYARDFLGMLSTSPGISHAYYWVNSTVSYHGNSGVQRVARQLAAALERLRVDLDFVKWDRTRQGFVGIEPAEAEHFSRWHGPPVPRYGDPLPRDLEDSWLIIPELVLPDPNLMQVILAARALKMKIAVIFYDLIPVTLTDLYPLPAQQGYHYYFEVMKEADLILPISRTMGEDLWAYYCSRLPRLTTIKSRIVPLPLAAEMRPLQRNTTINRNAGPRIVVLMVGTFEPRKNHLPAIHGFRRAQKILAAKNSPIDLQLKLVGSMKDYQDYSRDLVKEVAAEKNITIVDLPGDLELSEHYMACDFTVFPSQLEGFGLPVVESLWHGRPCICSNNGAVAEIADGGGCVLIDPHDGDLLGEKIAWLAEDNEARWLLAKKAVERVLPTWEDYARQMTWILHDRTPTFPNAFERHLPALRPQAVALSTNPIRLSVCISTYNRAEWLRHSLPLLLASASPFPDSVEILVVDNTSADHTPQIVEPYLENPNFRFHRNAENVGMLGNLAVTAKLARGDYVWILGDDDLVRSGVVSRIMDVINSHPGSELIYLNYSYTHFDKPEQLSNIDEIVVKSIPISPSTPSHFSNEIRSFAGLNENLFTAIYACVFRKDHAVAAYTQDTSAPPFSSLLSCIPTSDYVLRHMINRPGYWIGDPYVIVNMNVSWLRWALIWHLERMPDLFDLAESQGVSAERVAPYRNSHSADTPTWARHVYFGADADLAPMFSMARLLERCKHIPRFQEQLPDLFDVYSRAYLNDRVVVDELSPRQMFEKFGLIDKIVR; from the coding sequence ATGCCTCAGAAAATCTTTGTTTTTGCCGATCACACGTCACTCAGTGAGGCAAACTCGGGAGTGCAGCGGGTCGTGCGAGGGCTGGCTAGCGCTCTGCGCAAGCTTCCGGTCGAGGTCGTTCTGGTCGGCTGGTCGGGCGAAGACGGGGCCCTGATCGAACTGGATGTGGAGCGTCAAGCTCATCTTGCCAAGTATCACGGCCCGGAATTGCGAGAGCCGACTGCACCGAATGTGCCGCTGCAGCTGTCGCCCCATGCCGCCGATCTCGCCGGCAACTGGTTGATCATTCCGGAAGTCACCCACCTGACTTTTCAGGACAAGCCGCCGACGCTGCCGGTCCTAATGTATGCGCGACGATTTGGGCTGCGCACCGCCGCAGTGATCTATGACCTGATACCGATCAAGCGGCCGGAATTTGCCGATATCAAGGAAACTCACTCCGCATATCTTCAGCATTTGTTCTTTGCCGATTTGCTGATCCCCATCAGCACGAGCGTCGCCAAGGACCTTGATCATTTCTACAGGAATTCCGCGCCCGAATTGTCCGGTCGCGCGCCTTTAATTGGTGCTCTGAAGCTGCCCTATGAACTTTCGAGCATCGGGCGTTCCGCCTTTCCCGAGAAACAGGGCGCTGACCTAATTCTTTCGGTCGGGACTGTCGAACCACGCAAGAACCAGTCCGCCCTGATCAGGGCATTCGGCAAAGTCAGGGAACGTCGGCCGGAACTGCCGTTGCGGTTAAAGATCGTCGGCAATGTACATCCGCTGGTGCGCGCCGAGGTCGATGCGCTCTGCGGCGAAATCGCCGGTGTGGAAATTGCCAACTTCGTTCCGGAGTCGGATCTCCATGCCCTCTATGAGGAGGCCCTGTTCACGGTGTTTCCCTCGGTCGAGGAGGGGTATGGTCTGCCAATCGCCGAAAGCCTTTGGCTCGGCGTGCCGTGTCTCTGCGCAAATTTCGGCTCGATGAACGAGGTCGCCGAGGGTGGCGGCGCGGTCGTGATCGATACCACCGACGAAGCGGTTCTGTCCGCAACGCTGGAACAGCTGGCGGCGGATTCCGACCTGCGCGACGGCTTACGCCGCGATGCGCGCGCGCGGAGCCTTCCGGGCTGGGCCGACTATGCGCGGGACTTTCTTGGAATGTTGTCCACGTCGCCCGGCATCTCCCACGCTTACTATTGGGTCAATTCCACCGTCAGCTATCACGGCAATTCCGGCGTTCAACGGGTGGCGCGCCAGCTTGCCGCTGCGCTGGAACGTTTGCGGGTCGATCTCGATTTCGTCAAATGGGATCGGACCCGGCAGGGCTTCGTTGGCATCGAACCCGCCGAGGCCGAGCATTTCAGCCGATGGCACGGCCCGCCGGTCCCGCGCTACGGCGACCCGCTCCCCAGGGATCTCGAGGATTCATGGCTGATCATTCCCGAGTTGGTGCTTCCCGATCCCAACCTGATGCAGGTCATCCTCGCCGCCCGAGCGCTCAAGATGAAGATCGCGGTCATCTTCTATGACCTGATCCCCGTCACCCTAACCGATTTGTATCCGCTCCCCGCGCAGCAGGGATACCATTACTACTTCGAGGTGATGAAGGAAGCCGACCTCATCCTGCCGATTTCCCGGACGATGGGCGAGGACCTGTGGGCCTATTATTGCTCGCGGCTGCCGCGGCTGACGACGATTAAGTCACGCATCGTTCCACTGCCGCTGGCCGCGGAGATGAGGCCACTTCAGCGCAACACAACGATCAACCGCAATGCCGGCCCCCGGATCGTTGTCTTGATGGTCGGCACCTTCGAGCCGCGCAAGAACCACCTTCCCGCCATTCATGGCTTTCGTCGCGCGCAAAAGATTCTCGCGGCGAAAAACTCGCCGATCGACCTTCAGCTGAAGCTGGTCGGTTCGATGAAGGATTACCAGGATTACTCCCGCGATCTGGTCAAGGAAGTCGCCGCGGAGAAGAACATCACCATCGTTGACCTTCCCGGCGATCTTGAATTGTCCGAACACTATATGGCCTGCGATTTCACCGTCTTTCCCTCGCAGCTGGAAGGGTTCGGATTGCCGGTCGTCGAAAGCCTGTGGCATGGCAGACCTTGTATTTGCAGCAACAACGGTGCCGTGGCCGAAATCGCCGACGGCGGAGGTTGTGTGCTGATCGACCCGCACGACGGCGATCTGCTCGGCGAGAAAATCGCCTGGCTTGCGGAAGACAATGAGGCTCGTTGGCTGCTTGCGAAGAAGGCGGTCGAGCGCGTTCTGCCGACATGGGAAGACTACGCGCGTCAGATGACGTGGATTCTGCACGATCGCACGCCGACATTTCCGAATGCCTTCGAGCGCCATCTACCGGCGCTACGCCCCCAAGCGGTCGCGCTTTCGACCAACCCGATCAGGTTGTCGGTCTGCATATCGACTTACAATCGCGCCGAATGGCTGCGGCACAGCCTGCCGCTGCTGTTGGCCAGCGCCAGCCCGTTTCCGGACAGCGTCGAGATCCTCGTCGTCGACAATACCTCGGCTGACCACACCCCGCAGATCGTCGAGCCATATCTGGAAAATCCGAACTTCAGATTTCACCGCAACGCCGAGAATGTCGGCATGCTCGGTAATCTTGCGGTGACGGCGAAGCTCGCGCGTGGCGACTATGTCTGGATTCTCGGCGACGACGATTTGGTCCGGTCCGGCGTGGTGTCGCGGATCATGGATGTGATCAATTCGCACCCGGGCTCCGAACTGATCTATCTGAACTATTCCTACACGCATTTCGACAAGCCGGAGCAGCTGTCGAACATCGACGAGATCGTGGTGAAATCCATCCCGATTTCGCCGTCGACGCCAAGCCATTTTTCCAACGAGATCCGTTCGTTTGCGGGCTTGAACGAGAACCTGTTCACCGCGATCTATGCCTGCGTATTCCGCAAAGACCACGCGGTCGCGGCCTATACCCAGGACACCTCCGCTCCGCCGTTCTCCAGCTTGCTGTCGTGCATCCCGACCTCCGATTACGTGCTCAGGCACATGATCAACCGGCCGGGCTATTGGATTGGCGATCCATATGTGATCGTCAATATGAACGTGTCCTGGTTGCGCTGGGCATTGATCTGGCATCTGGAACGCATGCCGGACCTGTTCGACCTTGCCGAAAGCCAAGGCGTTTCGGCGGAGCGGGTCGCGCCGTACCGCAACAGCCACAGCGCCGACACCCCGACTTGGGCACGACACGTCTATTTCGGGGCCGACGCCGACCTCGCTCCTATGTTTTCGATGGCAAGGCTGTTAGAGCGTTGCAAGCATATCCCGAGGTTCCAAGAGCAGCTTCCGGACCTGTTCGACGTCTATTCGCGGGCCTACTTGAACGATCGGGTGGTGGTCGACGAACTGTCGCCGCGGCAGATGTTCGAGAAGTTCGGGCTCATTGACAAAATCGTCCGATAG